A genomic region of Syntrophorhabdaceae bacterium contains the following coding sequences:
- a CDS encoding ABC transporter ATP-binding protein, with product MFAPVTGPAHDSAVLKIENLTKEYGSLKAVDRISFSVNPGEIVGLLGPNGAGKTTTINMILGILKPSGGTIEVLGKDIGTCRSEVSESINFAAVYAHMPANLTVWQNLYVFGLLYEVKDLRKRIEGLLEEFNLKQFTRTRAGLLSSGELSRLNLAKSVINNPRLLLLDEPTASLDPSVSRTIRDNIKDYVTRTCAAILWTSHNMAEIEAVCDRVFFLSRGRILLMGDPKTLPAEHGRKDLEELFIAVAREPLNLQDHHQ from the coding sequence TGACAGTGCAGTCCTGAAAATAGAAAATCTGACGAAAGAATATGGTTCCTTAAAGGCAGTGGATCGTATTTCCTTTTCCGTAAATCCCGGTGAGATTGTCGGCCTCTTGGGTCCCAACGGCGCGGGCAAGACTACGACCATCAACATGATTCTCGGCATCCTCAAACCTTCCGGAGGGACTATAGAGGTACTGGGAAAGGATATTGGCACGTGCAGATCAGAAGTGAGCGAGAGCATCAATTTCGCCGCGGTCTATGCTCATATGCCCGCAAATCTTACGGTATGGCAAAATCTTTACGTTTTCGGCCTTCTTTATGAAGTAAAGGACCTGAGAAAAAGAATAGAAGGACTTCTCGAAGAATTTAACCTTAAGCAATTTACCCGTACCCGGGCAGGGCTCCTCTCTTCGGGGGAGCTCAGCCGGTTGAATTTGGCTAAATCGGTGATAAACAATCCCCGGTTGCTGCTTTTAGATGAGCCCACCGCCAGTCTCGATCCTAGTGTCTCAAGGACAATACGGGATAATATAAAGGATTATGTGACCCGTACTTGCGCCGCAATACTCTGGACTTCTCACAACATGGCTGAAATAGAAGCGGTATGTGACAGGGTCTTTTTTCTTTCCCGCGGCAGAATTCTTCTCATGGGTGATCCAAAGACGCTCCCCGCAGAGCACGGGAGAAAGGACCTGGAGGAGCTTTTTATCGCCGTTGCCCGGGAGCCGCTGAACCTGCAGGACCATCATCAATGA